Proteins encoded within one genomic window of Streptomyces sp. NBC_00523:
- a CDS encoding chorismate mutase — protein MSSTTGTDITGARTDEAASLIGDARTRIDSLDDRIIGLVQERMAVSSVIQEARMTSGGRRVNLSRETEILVRYREALGKPGTSLAMTLLELCRGRV, from the coding sequence ATGAGCAGCACCACCGGCACCGACATCACCGGCGCCCGCACCGACGAGGCCGCGTCCCTGATCGGCGACGCCCGCACCCGTATCGACTCCCTGGACGACCGGATCATCGGGCTCGTCCAGGAGCGGATGGCGGTCTCGTCGGTGATCCAGGAGGCCCGCATGACCTCGGGCGGCCGCCGGGTCAACCTGTCCCGCGAGACGGAGATCCTGGTCCGCTACCGCGAGGCGCTGGGCAAGCCGGGCACCTCGCTGGCGATGACGCTCCTGGAGCTGTGCCGGGGCCGGGTCTGA
- the guaA gene encoding glutamine-hydrolyzing GMP synthase: MPAAPPAAPDTTTDVVLVVDFGAQYAQLIARRVREARVYSEIVPSTMPVAEMLAKNPRAIILSGGPSSVYAEGAPSLDRALFEAGVPVFGMCYGFQLMATTLGGTVDDNGAREYGRTPLTVSKSGSTLFEGTPDEQSVWMSHGDACSAAPEGFTVTASTDVVPVAAFENDEKKLYGVQYHPEVMHSTHGQQVLEHFLYRGAGIEPTWTTGNVIEEQVAAIRAQVGDKRAICGLSGGVDSAVAAALVQKAIGSQLTCVYVDHGLMRQGETEQVEKDFVAATGAKLKVVDAEKRFLDALAGVSDPEQKRKIIGREFIRVFEQAQLEILQEDGPEVAFLVQGTLYPDVVESGGGTGTANIKSHHNVGGLPEDIEFELVEPLRQLFKDEVRMVGQQLGLPDEIVQRQPFPGPGLGIRIVGEVTKDRLDLLREADAIAREELTAAGLDRDIWQCPVVLLADVRSVGVQGDGRTYGHPIVLRPVSSEDAMTADWSRLPYETLAKISTRITNEVADVNRVVLDVTSKPPGTIEWE, from the coding sequence GTGCCAGCAGCACCCCCCGCCGCCCCCGACACGACCACCGACGTGGTCCTGGTTGTCGACTTCGGCGCGCAGTACGCCCAGCTCATCGCCCGCCGCGTCCGTGAGGCCCGGGTCTACAGCGAGATCGTGCCGTCGACGATGCCGGTGGCCGAGATGCTGGCCAAGAACCCCCGCGCGATCATCCTCTCCGGCGGCCCCTCCTCCGTCTACGCCGAGGGCGCGCCCTCGCTCGACCGCGCGCTCTTCGAGGCCGGGGTCCCCGTCTTCGGCATGTGCTACGGCTTCCAGCTGATGGCGACCACGCTCGGCGGCACCGTGGACGACAACGGCGCCCGCGAGTACGGCCGCACCCCGCTGACCGTCTCCAAGTCCGGCTCCACCCTCTTCGAGGGCACCCCGGACGAGCAGTCGGTGTGGATGTCGCACGGCGACGCCTGCTCCGCCGCCCCCGAGGGCTTCACCGTCACCGCGTCCACGGACGTCGTCCCGGTCGCCGCCTTCGAGAACGACGAGAAGAAGCTCTACGGCGTTCAGTACCACCCCGAGGTCATGCACTCCACGCACGGCCAGCAGGTCCTGGAGCACTTCCTGTACCGGGGCGCGGGCATCGAGCCCACCTGGACCACGGGCAACGTGATCGAGGAGCAGGTCGCCGCGATCCGCGCCCAGGTCGGCGACAAGCGCGCCATCTGCGGCCTGTCCGGCGGCGTGGACTCCGCCGTCGCCGCCGCCCTCGTCCAGAAGGCCATCGGCTCCCAGCTCACCTGCGTGTACGTCGACCACGGCCTGATGCGCCAGGGCGAGACCGAGCAGGTCGAGAAGGACTTCGTCGCCGCGACCGGCGCCAAGCTCAAGGTGGTCGACGCCGAGAAGCGCTTCCTGGACGCGCTGGCCGGAGTCTCCGACCCGGAGCAGAAGCGGAAGATCATCGGCCGCGAGTTCATCCGCGTCTTCGAGCAGGCCCAGCTGGAGATCCTCCAGGAGGACGGCCCCGAGGTCGCCTTCCTCGTCCAGGGCACGCTCTACCCGGACGTCGTGGAGTCCGGCGGCGGCACCGGCACCGCCAACATCAAGTCCCACCACAACGTGGGCGGCCTCCCCGAGGACATCGAGTTCGAGCTCGTCGAGCCGCTGCGCCAGCTGTTCAAGGACGAGGTCCGGATGGTCGGCCAGCAGCTCGGCCTGCCCGACGAGATCGTCCAGCGCCAGCCCTTCCCCGGCCCCGGCCTCGGCATCCGCATTGTCGGCGAGGTCACCAAGGACCGCCTCGACCTGCTCCGCGAGGCCGACGCCATCGCCCGCGAGGAGCTGACCGCGGCCGGCCTGGACCGCGACATCTGGCAGTGCCCGGTGGTCCTGCTCGCGGACGTCCGCAGCGTCGGCGTCCAGGGCGACGGCCGCACCTACGGCCACCCGATCGTGCTGCGGCCGGTCTCCTCCGAGGACGCCATGACCGCCGACTGGTCCCGGCTCCCGTACGAGACCCTGGCGAAGATCTCCACCCGCATCACGAACGAGGTCGCCGACGTCAACCGCGTGGTGCTCGACGTGACGAGCAAGCCGCCGGGGACGATCGAGTGGGAGTGA
- a CDS encoding SAM-dependent methyltransferase yields MSTEKIRTLMSAAHNDHLTWNTPLSTAHATQLITACAPTPHARIADLGSGWGELLMRLVESAPGSTGDAVETDPEAIARGRALAAERGLAERVRFHEAPAAEWPERGYDLAVSIGASHAWPGGTPEALAALRATVRPGGRVLFGEGFWEREPDDAALAGLGAEREDFGSLLDLIRQAEAAGLRALQVTAADQREWDLFESHANIGRGERWALAHPEHPLRDGVVAAVDERRTGYYGGYRGTFGLAYLVLSA; encoded by the coding sequence ATGTCCACCGAAAAGATCCGCACCCTGATGTCCGCCGCCCACAACGACCACCTCACCTGGAACACCCCCCTCTCCACCGCGCACGCCACCCAACTGATCACCGCCTGCGCCCCCACCCCCCACGCCCGCATCGCGGACCTGGGCAGCGGCTGGGGCGAGCTCCTGATGCGTCTCGTGGAGTCCGCCCCCGGCAGCACCGGCGACGCCGTGGAGACCGACCCGGAGGCCATCGCCCGAGGCCGCGCACTCGCGGCAGAACGCGGCCTCGCGGAACGCGTACGGTTCCACGAGGCCCCCGCCGCCGAGTGGCCCGAGCGGGGATACGACCTCGCCGTGTCCATCGGCGCCTCGCACGCCTGGCCCGGCGGCACCCCCGAGGCCCTGGCCGCGCTGCGGGCGACCGTACGGCCCGGCGGCCGGGTCCTGTTCGGCGAGGGCTTCTGGGAACGGGAGCCGGACGACGCCGCGCTCGCCGGGCTCGGCGCCGAACGCGAGGACTTCGGCTCGCTGCTCGACCTGATCCGCCAGGCCGAGGCGGCAGGCCTGCGGGCACTCCAGGTGACCGCTGCCGACCAGCGGGAATGGGACCTCTTCGAGTCGCACGCCAACATCGGCCGGGGCGAGCGCTGGGCCCTGGCCCACCCCGAACACCCCCTGCGCGACGGGGTCGTCGCCGCCGTGGACGAGCGGCGCACCGGCTACTACGGCGGCTACCGGGGCACGTTCGGCCTCGCCTACCTCGTGCTCAGCGCCTGA
- a CDS encoding DoxX family protein produces MYGYGGNGRGLGRVQGEGSSLRDLAREHALLPLRIFLGVTFVYAGLDKLTDSAFFHAAGPGSIGEQMHAVRDSAAIPGLVDLALHSPSGFGYAIAFGELAVGIGTLLGLWARIAALGGALISLSLWLTVSWQVSPYYLGNDLIYLMAWLPLLLGGAASLSLDALLTARRRRIR; encoded by the coding sequence ATGTACGGGTACGGCGGTAACGGGCGGGGACTGGGGCGGGTCCAGGGCGAGGGCAGCAGCCTGCGGGACCTCGCGCGGGAGCACGCCCTGCTGCCGCTGCGGATCTTCCTCGGCGTCACCTTCGTGTACGCCGGGCTCGACAAGCTCACCGACAGCGCGTTCTTCCACGCCGCCGGCCCCGGGTCGATCGGCGAGCAGATGCACGCCGTCCGCGACTCCGCCGCGATCCCCGGCCTGGTCGACCTGGCGCTGCACAGCCCGTCCGGCTTCGGCTACGCGATCGCGTTCGGCGAGCTGGCCGTCGGCATCGGCACCCTCCTCGGCCTGTGGGCGAGGATCGCCGCGCTCGGCGGCGCCCTCATCTCGCTGAGCCTGTGGCTCACCGTCAGCTGGCAGGTCTCGCCGTACTACCTCGGCAACGACCTGATCTACCTCATGGCGTGGCTGCCGCTGCTGCTGGGCGGGGCCGCGTCGCTCTCGCTGGACGCGCTCCTCACCGCGCGCCGCCGACGGATCCGGTAG
- a CDS encoding PspC domain-containing protein, whose translation MTVPQDAPPGAAPPPDPAPRLHRSPRHKVVAGVCGGMGRYCDVDPVIFRIVLGVLSVTGGFGLIFYGFAWLLIPAEGEEENEARRLLSGRVELASLSAVLCALIGCGLFLSMLGNGGTLAFSAMLSLAVVGFSMWTQARKRADPEDPLHQAAAQAASEAPPEVKAPPVLSWPSWWRDPIVKDGSTGKVAIGYLWGPHDAAVLGEPRGATPDAPFRPPPPRSREVRGPRSLAGPAFLGALLAGGLGTGLTWGSEPMGTSLEVGFAAALGVFGLAILISAFIGRTGFGTLLLAMITSGLLVGAASLPKDIGTHWVREEWRPASVAAVEPLYAIGSGQAELDLTRITVPKGETVRTRVEARAGRVVVHVPPEVTVRVHARTRFGVLVVVDGRRKGDLDIRATQDQRRTMPPAEGSTPGGTVDLDLEVDYGQVEVNRAAS comes from the coding sequence ATGACCGTTCCCCAGGACGCGCCGCCCGGCGCCGCACCTCCCCCGGACCCCGCTCCGCGCCTGCACCGCAGCCCGCGGCACAAGGTGGTGGCCGGGGTGTGCGGCGGGATGGGCCGGTACTGCGACGTCGATCCGGTGATCTTCCGGATCGTGCTCGGGGTGCTGTCGGTGACCGGCGGTTTCGGGCTGATCTTCTACGGCTTCGCCTGGCTGCTGATCCCTGCGGAGGGCGAGGAGGAGAACGAGGCGCGGCGGCTGCTGTCGGGCCGGGTCGAGCTGGCGTCGCTGAGCGCGGTGCTGTGCGCGCTGATCGGCTGCGGTCTCTTCCTGTCGATGCTGGGCAACGGCGGCACGCTGGCGTTCTCGGCGATGCTGTCGCTCGCGGTCGTCGGCTTCTCCATGTGGACGCAGGCGCGCAAGAGGGCCGATCCGGAGGACCCGCTGCACCAGGCGGCCGCGCAGGCCGCGTCGGAGGCGCCGCCCGAGGTGAAGGCGCCGCCGGTGCTGTCGTGGCCGTCGTGGTGGCGCGACCCCATAGTCAAGGACGGCTCGACCGGGAAGGTGGCGATCGGCTACCTGTGGGGGCCGCATGACGCGGCGGTCCTCGGCGAGCCGCGCGGGGCGACGCCGGACGCGCCGTTCCGCCCGCCGCCGCCCCGGTCGCGGGAGGTGCGGGGGCCTCGGTCCCTCGCCGGCCCGGCGTTCCTCGGCGCGCTGCTCGCGGGCGGTCTCGGTACGGGGCTGACCTGGGGGTCCGAGCCGATGGGCACGAGCCTGGAGGTCGGGTTCGCCGCCGCGCTCGGGGTGTTCGGGCTGGCGATCCTGATCAGCGCGTTCATCGGGCGGACCGGGTTCGGCACGCTGCTGCTGGCGATGATCACGTCCGGGCTGCTGGTGGGCGCCGCCTCGCTGCCCAAGGACATCGGCACGCACTGGGTGCGCGAGGAGTGGCGCCCGGCGTCCGTCGCCGCGGTCGAGCCGTTGTACGCGATCGGCTCGGGCCAGGCCGAGCTGGACCTGACCCGGATCACGGTGCCGAAGGGCGAGACCGTACGGACCCGGGTGGAGGCCCGGGCGGGCCGGGTCGTTGTGCACGTCCCGCCGGAGGTCACCGTCCGGGTGCACGCGCGGACCCGGTTCGGCGTGCTCGTCGTGGTGGACGGCCGCCGCAAGGGCGATCTGGACATCCGCGCCACGCAGGACCAGCGCCGGACCATGCCGCCGGCCGAGGGCAGCACTCCGGGCGGCACGGTCGACCTGGATCTGGAAGTGGACTACGGACAGGTGGAGGTCAACCGTGCCGCGTCATGA
- a CDS encoding ATP-binding protein yields the protein MPAATTRAASSHAPDPEEPPLRKLYRSADGRLLGGVARGLAGHLGLPVAWLRFVFLGLFFADGLGALLYAVFWIVVPLGVGGVDGPRSVFETAPDGTRRLRKPDKGQLFALIALLVGAFIFVGNVDMGSKADRYIWPSLLIGAGSVLVWRQADNARRARWMEVGRRRRVLQLARALAGVALVGLGLAVFMVVRGSAAQLGNVITAAIAVLTGIALLAGPYLVRMTQDLSEERLMRIRAQERAEVAAHVHDSVLHTLTLIQRNADDAGEVRRLARAQERELRNWLYNPEGTGKDEDDEPETLAEAVKRAAAEVEDKHGVPLEVVVVGDCPLDEKLAAQMQAAREAMVNAAKYGGEGGAVQVYAEVEGRTVFVSVRDRGPGFDLDSVPGDRMGVRESIIGRMQRNGGTARLRSVPGGGTEVELEMERTSDERDQ from the coding sequence ATGCCAGCCGCCACCACCCGAGCCGCAAGCTCCCACGCCCCCGACCCGGAGGAGCCTCCGCTGCGCAAGCTGTACCGCAGCGCCGACGGCCGGCTCCTCGGCGGTGTGGCGCGCGGGCTCGCCGGACACCTCGGACTCCCGGTCGCCTGGCTCCGGTTCGTCTTCCTCGGCCTGTTCTTCGCGGACGGCCTCGGCGCCCTGCTCTACGCGGTGTTCTGGATCGTGGTCCCGCTCGGCGTCGGCGGTGTGGACGGGCCCAGATCCGTCTTCGAGACCGCCCCCGACGGCACCCGCCGCCTCCGCAAGCCCGACAAGGGCCAGCTCTTCGCCCTCATCGCGCTGCTCGTCGGCGCCTTCATCTTCGTCGGCAACGTCGACATGGGCAGCAAGGCCGACCGCTACATCTGGCCCAGCCTCCTCATCGGCGCCGGCTCCGTCCTGGTCTGGCGCCAGGCCGACAACGCCCGGCGCGCCCGCTGGATGGAGGTCGGCCGCCGCCGCCGGGTGCTGCAACTGGCCCGCGCCCTGGCCGGAGTCGCCCTCGTCGGCCTCGGCCTCGCCGTCTTCATGGTCGTACGCGGCTCCGCCGCCCAGCTCGGCAACGTCATCACCGCCGCCATCGCCGTGCTCACCGGCATCGCCCTCCTCGCCGGCCCCTACCTCGTCCGCATGACCCAGGACCTCTCCGAGGAACGCCTCATGCGCATCCGGGCCCAGGAGCGCGCCGAGGTCGCCGCCCACGTCCACGACTCCGTGCTGCACACCCTCACCCTGATCCAGCGCAACGCCGACGACGCCGGCGAGGTCCGCCGGCTCGCCCGCGCCCAGGAACGCGAACTGCGCAACTGGCTGTACAACCCCGAGGGCACCGGCAAGGACGAGGACGACGAGCCGGAAACCCTGGCCGAGGCCGTCAAACGGGCCGCCGCCGAGGTCGAGGACAAGCACGGCGTCCCGCTGGAGGTCGTCGTCGTCGGCGACTGCCCGCTGGACGAGAAGCTGGCCGCGCAGATGCAGGCCGCACGCGAGGCGATGGTCAACGCCGCCAAGTACGGTGGCGAGGGCGGCGCCGTCCAGGTCTACGCGGAGGTCGAGGGCCGCACGGTCTTCGTCTCCGTGCGCGACCGGGGCCCGGGATTCGACCTGGACTCCGTTCCGGGGGACAGAATGGGCGTACGAGAATCGATCATCGGCCGGATGCAGCGCAACGGCGGCACGGCCCGGCTGCGTTCGGTGCCCGGCGGGGGCACCGAGGTCGAGCTTGAGATGGAGAGGACGAGCGATGAACGGGACCAGTGA
- a CDS encoding LuxR C-terminal-related transcriptional regulator, with protein MNGTSEAAGGQENPERRVRVVLVDDHRMFRTGVQAEIGRTEETGVEVVGEAADVDQAVTVITATRPEVVLLDVHLPGGGGVEVLRRCAPLMGAAENPVRFLALSVSDAAEDVIGVIRGGARGYVTKTITGTDLVDSVFRVQDGDAVFSPRLAGFVLDAFASTDAPPVDEDLDRLTQREREVLRLIARGYAYKEIAKQLFISVKTVESHVSAVLRKLQLSNRHELTRWATARRLV; from the coding sequence ATGAACGGGACCAGTGAGGCGGCCGGGGGCCAGGAGAACCCGGAGCGCCGGGTACGAGTCGTGCTCGTCGACGACCACCGGATGTTCCGCACCGGGGTACAGGCCGAGATCGGCCGCACCGAGGAGACCGGCGTCGAGGTCGTCGGCGAGGCGGCCGACGTCGACCAGGCGGTCACCGTCATCACGGCGACCCGCCCCGAGGTCGTCCTCCTCGACGTCCACCTCCCCGGCGGCGGCGGCGTCGAGGTGCTGCGCCGCTGCGCGCCCCTGATGGGCGCCGCCGAGAACCCGGTGCGCTTCCTCGCGCTGTCCGTGTCGGACGCCGCCGAGGACGTCATCGGCGTCATCCGGGGCGGCGCCCGGGGGTACGTCACCAAGACGATCACCGGCACCGACCTGGTCGACTCGGTCTTCCGCGTCCAGGACGGCGACGCCGTCTTCTCGCCCCGCCTGGCCGGCTTCGTTCTCGACGCCTTCGCCTCCACGGACGCGCCCCCGGTCGACGAGGACCTGGACCGGCTGACCCAGCGCGAACGCGAGGTGCTGCGCCTGATCGCCCGGGGCTACGCGTACAAGGAGATCGCCAAGCAGCTGTTCATCTCGGTGAAGACGGTCGAGTCCCACGTCTCGGCGGTGCTGCGCAAGCTCCAGCTCTCCAACCGCCACGAACTGACCCGCTGGGCGACCGCGCGACGGCTGGTCTAG
- a CDS encoding GNAT family N-acetyltransferase: MPMDADVQTHARTLTLRSPDHVRVGPFVIRYNPNWSLKYANYAIPDQDAEPTPGELDALIAAFRERDRMPRLEFLPGWAPAVEPALLAAGFTVENRAPVLACAPGDLVDPKPVADLVTAEPATDAAFAAAALVQHLGYGGEGEPEDGTVGWLRNAVAGGGVAALATVGGVPAGAGGCSVPVDGLSELAGLAVGADFRRRGIGAALSAHLTRTAFDRGCRVVWLEPGDADVERIYASIGYRRIGEKLNISLDPA, encoded by the coding sequence ATGCCGATGGACGCCGACGTCCAGACCCATGCCCGTACGCTCACGCTGCGCTCCCCGGACCACGTCCGGGTCGGGCCCTTCGTGATCCGCTACAACCCGAACTGGTCGCTGAAGTACGCCAACTACGCGATCCCGGACCAGGACGCGGAGCCGACGCCCGGCGAACTCGACGCGCTCATAGCGGCGTTCCGCGAACGGGACCGGATGCCCCGGCTGGAGTTCCTGCCCGGCTGGGCGCCCGCCGTCGAACCGGCGCTGCTCGCCGCCGGGTTCACCGTCGAGAACCGCGCCCCCGTCCTCGCCTGCGCCCCCGGCGACCTGGTGGACCCGAAGCCGGTCGCGGACCTGGTCACGGCCGAGCCCGCCACCGACGCGGCGTTCGCGGCCGCCGCGCTCGTCCAGCACCTGGGCTACGGCGGGGAGGGCGAGCCCGAGGACGGCACGGTCGGGTGGCTGCGCAACGCGGTGGCCGGCGGCGGGGTCGCCGCGCTCGCGACGGTGGGCGGCGTGCCGGCGGGCGCGGGCGGCTGCTCGGTCCCGGTGGACGGGCTCAGCGAACTGGCGGGCCTGGCGGTCGGCGCGGACTTCCGCCGCCGGGGCATCGGCGCCGCGCTCTCCGCCCACCTGACGCGCACCGCGTTCGACCGGGGCTGCCGGGTGGTGTGGCTGGAGCCGGGCGACGCCGACGTGGAGCGGATCTACGCCTCGATCGGCTACCGCAGGATCGGCGAGAAGCTGAACATCTCGCTCGACCCGGCCTGA
- a CDS encoding C40 family peptidase encodes MAAHRKPRQRLTTASAARTAATLAVAGAATAAVLPGAAHADPAPTAKQVKAQVDRLYREAEVATEKYNGAKSEATAAAKSVDALRDEAARRTARLNTARDVLGAYAAAQYRSGGIDPSVQLALSSDPDQYLRRATYAERAGERRATEVRSVRRQVAEIAQVRAEAAGKLTELASRQAALKEHRATVRAKLAEARRLLARLTPAERASYEASEDGRGAGHADRSAPRAAVAAPNARAAQAVAFAYNSLGKPYVWGATGPNSFDCSGLTQAAWRAAGVSLPRTTYTQINAGQRVPRSQLAPGDLVFFYSGISHVGLYIGNGRMIHAPRPGAPVRIAPIDEMPFAGATRVA; translated from the coding sequence GTGGCAGCGCATCGCAAACCCAGGCAGCGCCTCACCACCGCCTCCGCGGCCCGCACCGCGGCGACCCTCGCCGTCGCCGGAGCCGCAACGGCCGCCGTGCTGCCGGGAGCCGCGCACGCGGACCCCGCACCCACCGCGAAGCAGGTCAAGGCCCAGGTGGACCGGCTGTACCGGGAGGCGGAGGTCGCCACCGAGAAGTACAACGGCGCGAAGTCCGAGGCGACCGCCGCCGCCAAGTCGGTCGACGCCCTGCGCGACGAGGCCGCCCGCAGGACCGCCCGCCTCAACACCGCCCGCGACGTGCTCGGCGCGTACGCCGCCGCGCAGTACCGGTCCGGCGGGATCGACCCCTCCGTGCAGCTGGCGCTCTCCTCCGACCCGGACCAGTACCTGCGTCGCGCCACCTACGCGGAGCGGGCCGGTGAGCGCCGGGCCACCGAGGTGCGCTCGGTGCGCCGCCAGGTCGCGGAGATCGCCCAGGTACGCGCCGAGGCGGCCGGGAAACTCACCGAGCTGGCCTCCCGACAGGCCGCCCTGAAGGAGCACCGGGCGACCGTCCGCGCCAAGCTGGCCGAGGCCCGCCGCCTGCTCGCCCGCCTCACCCCGGCCGAGCGCGCCTCCTACGAGGCCTCCGAGGACGGGCGCGGGGCCGGTCACGCCGACCGCAGCGCGCCGCGCGCCGCCGTGGCCGCGCCCAACGCGCGCGCCGCCCAGGCGGTCGCCTTCGCGTACAACTCCCTGGGCAAGCCGTACGTGTGGGGCGCGACCGGGCCCAACTCCTTCGACTGTTCCGGGCTGACCCAGGCCGCCTGGCGCGCCGCCGGGGTCTCGCTGCCCCGGACCACGTACACGCAGATCAACGCCGGGCAGCGGGTGCCGCGCTCCCAGCTGGCCCCCGGGGACCTGGTGTTCTTCTACTCGGGCATCAGCCATGTCGGCCTGTACATCGGGAACGGCCGGATGATCCACGCGCCGCGCCCCGGGGCCCCGGTCCGGATCGCGCCCATCGACGAAATGCCCTTCGCGGGGGCGACCCGGGTGGCATAG
- a CDS encoding C40 family peptidase, which translates to MPALASHRKPRPRVRSTVPAVGLTSAALASVTLLSSQSAMAAPAPKPSIEEVQKKVDDLYRQAGNATQKYNQAKEATDQQKSKVDALLDDVAKRTEKVNDARRTLGNYAAAQYRNGGLAPTATFFLADDPQSFFDQTHLMDRMAERQQQAVANFRTQQAKVSKQRAEAVESLETLTESQASLRTSKQDVQTKLTEARTLLSKLTAEEKARLAELERKKEAEAKRKAAELAKKQAAAKKEAEQKAKEAGGSSGTETGSGSGSGTGSDSSASTKAEKVLAFARAQIGKPYVWGATGPASYDCSGLTQAAWKAAGVDIPRTTWDQVNVGTRVATADLQPGDLVFFYDDISHVGIYKGDGMMIHAPKPGANVREESIYYMPIYGSVRPA; encoded by the coding sequence ATGCCGGCCTTGGCGTCGCATCGCAAACCGCGCCCCCGGGTGCGTTCCACCGTCCCCGCGGTCGGGCTGACCTCGGCCGCGCTGGCATCGGTGACCCTGCTGTCCTCGCAGAGCGCGATGGCCGCGCCCGCGCCGAAGCCGAGCATCGAGGAAGTCCAGAAGAAGGTCGACGACCTCTACCGGCAGGCCGGCAACGCGACCCAGAAGTACAACCAGGCCAAGGAGGCCACGGACCAGCAGAAGTCCAAGGTCGACGCGCTCCTGGACGACGTGGCCAAGCGCACAGAGAAGGTGAACGACGCCCGCAGGACGCTGGGGAACTACGCCGCCGCCCAGTACCGCAACGGCGGCCTCGCGCCGACCGCGACCTTCTTCCTGGCCGACGACCCGCAGTCGTTCTTCGACCAGACCCACCTCATGGACCGCATGGCCGAGCGCCAGCAGCAGGCGGTCGCGAACTTCCGCACGCAGCAGGCGAAGGTGTCCAAGCAGCGGGCCGAGGCCGTGGAGAGCCTGGAGACGCTGACCGAGTCGCAGGCCTCGCTGCGCACCAGCAAGCAGGACGTCCAGACGAAGCTGACCGAGGCCCGGACGCTGCTGTCGAAGCTGACCGCCGAGGAGAAGGCGCGCCTGGCGGAGCTGGAGCGGAAGAAGGAGGCGGAGGCCAAGCGGAAGGCCGCGGAGCTGGCGAAGAAGCAGGCCGCCGCCAAGAAGGAGGCCGAGCAGAAGGCCAAGGAGGCGGGCGGCAGCAGCGGTACGGAGACGGGCTCCGGCTCCGGCTCCGGTACGGGCTCCGACAGCAGCGCCTCCACGAAGGCGGAGAAGGTCCTCGCGTTCGCCCGCGCCCAGATCGGCAAGCCGTACGTCTGGGGGGCGACCGGCCCCGCCTCGTACGACTGCTCGGGGCTGACGCAGGCGGCCTGGAAGGCGGCGGGCGTCGACATCCCGCGCACCACCTGGGACCAGGTGAACGTCGGGACGCGGGTCGCCACGGCGGATCTGCAGCCGGGTGACCTGGTGTTCTTCTACGACGACATCAGCCACGTCGGGATCTACAAGGGCGACGGGATGATGATCCACGCGCCGAAGCCCGGGGCGAACGTGCGCGAGGAGTCGATCTACTACATGCCGATCTACGGGAGTGTGCGCCCCGCCTGA